A single Lolium perenne isolate Kyuss_39 chromosome 6, Kyuss_2.0, whole genome shotgun sequence DNA region contains:
- the LOC127307275 gene encoding pentatricopeptide repeat-containing protein At3g04130, mitochondrial: protein MHSLSLWRCHGAVRALQLLPSCRLSLSSKTHASQDLNSIELTVEEEASASQIKSSLLKARNGSVQNLVQSLGVDCPAIQLTSNIVDSLLFKFGDDWKSALGLFQWAQSRDNYKHTAYACSRIIDLLGKMRQLDQMWDLLPDMHCRGLLTVEIFAKSIRRLAGARRWKDAIMLFDKLDDMGLERNTETMNVLLDALCKEKKIEVARQVFLVLSPPIQPDAYTFNIFVHGWCSARKIDEAKWTIDEMKSRGFPPSVITYTALLEAYCKQEKFRMAYEVLDSMCSEGCHPNVITYTMIMTSLAKCNMFEDALSISHRMKSSGCKPDTLYYNSLINLLGKAGHLSEASQVFKVEMPMNGVPHSLATYNTMISIFCQKNRDEDALNVLKEMEAQSCKPDIQTYRPLLRLFLNRRGQHGTIRNLLDEFVNKHSLGLDVDTYSLLIHGLYRVGETDWAYQLFEEMVGSEIGPRYKTWDLLLSDAQSKNMERRVEKIRHYMTCFGI from the coding sequence ATGCATTCACTGAGTCTCTGGCGCTGCCATGGTGCTGTGAGAGCCTTGCAATTACTCCCTTCTTGTAGGTTGTCATTATCATCGAAAACCCACGCAAGCCAAGATCTTAACAGCATCGAGCTCACCGTGGAGGAAGAAGCATCAGCATCACAGATCAAGAGTTCCCTCTTGAAGGCACGCAATGGGAGTGTGCAGAATTTGGTTCAGTCCCTTGGGGTTGACTGTCCGGCAATTCAGCTTACAAGTAACATTGTGGATAGCTTGCTATTTAAGTTTGGAGATGACTGGAAGTCTGCATTGGGTCTCTTTCAGTGGGCACAGTCGAGGGACAACTACAAGCACACTGCATATGCTTGTAGTAGGATAATTGATTTGCTTGGGAAGATGAGGCAGCTCGACCAGATGTGGGATCTATTGCCTGACATGCACTGCAGAGGGCTTTTGACTGTTGAGATATTTGCGAAGAGCATCAGGAGGTTGGCAGGTGCAAGGAGATGGAAGGATGCTATTATGTTGTTTGATAAGCTGGATGACATGGGTCTGGAGAGGAATACAGAGACGATGAATGTTCTGCTTGATGCACTTTGCAAAGAAAAGAAGATTGAAGTAGCACGCCAGGTCTTTCTTGTGCTCAGTCCACCCATCCAGCctgatgcatacaccttcaacatTTTTGTCCATGGGTGGTGCAGTGCACGTAAGATCGATGAGGCAAAGTGGACAATTGATGAGATGAAATCTCGGGGATTTCCGCCTTCAGTTATCACATACACCGCTCTTCTTGAAGCTTACTGTAAGCAAGAAAAATTTAGGATGGCCTATGAAGTTCTTGATTCAATGTGTTCCGAGGGATGTCATCCCAACGTCATCACTTACACTATGATCATGACCTCATTGGCAAAATGTAATATGTTTGAAGATGCTCTGAGTATATCTCACAGAATGAAGTCATCTGGCTGTAAGCCCGATACACTATACTACAATTCCTTGATTAACTTGCTGGGTAAAGCTGGTCATTTGTCTGAAGCTTCCCAAGTATTTAAGGTGGAGATGCCAATGAATGGTGTGCCGCACAGTTTGGCTACCTATAACACCATGATATCAATCTTCTGCCAGAAAAACCGAGATGAAGATGCTCTGAATGTGCTGAAAGAAATGGAGGCACAGTCTTGTAAGCCTGATATTCAGACATACCGACCACTTCTAAGACTGTTTTTAAACAGAAGAGGCCAACATGGCACCATTCGGAACTTGTTGGATGAATTTGTCAATAAACATAGTCTAGGTTTAGATGTTGATACGTACAGCCTTCTGATACATGGTCTTTATAGAGTTGGTGAGACTGACTGGGCATATCAACTGTTTGAGGAGATGGTTGGTAGTGAAATAGGACCTAGGTATAAAACATGGGATTTGCTTTTGAGTGACGCACAAAGCAAAAACATGGAGCGGCGTGTTGAAAAGATCCGgcactacatgacttgctttggcATTTAA